In Populus nigra chromosome 1, ddPopNigr1.1, whole genome shotgun sequence, one genomic interval encodes:
- the LOC133672843 gene encoding monooxygenase 2-like, with translation MKGEMEMMEDVVIVGAGIAGLASAVALKRVWVRALVLERSQGPRATGAAITLQPNAWLALDALGVSHKLTPIYAPLFKRYVTNVSTGDVQKSLFTGKGPRTVHRKALLEALADELPTDSIRFSSKLAAIDSQEQGGGASIAVVHLEDGTIIKSKVLIGCDGLHSVVARWLGLAEPVHSGRSAVRGLAGFPQSHGFKQEVQRFEDVGKRAGFVPLNNRELYWFFVCEEENMTGEPEQIQRELLEKYAENFPSIYLDVVRHADISTITWAPLMFRHPCGIIFGNLSKGNITVAGDAMHPMTPDLGQGGGSSLEDAVVLGRHIGNSVIKNGGLVVPGDMAKAINDYVKERRWRTAGLVIGSYLSGWVQQGGSKWWMKFLRDGVFYKYVFGWIAGLVHYNCGNLPAVSSGKED, from the exons ATGAAGGGAGAGATGGAAATGATGGAGGATGTGGTGATAGTTGGAGCAGGCATTGCAGGGTTGGCATCAGCAGTGGCTTTGAAAAGAGTTTGGGTTCGAGCTTTGGTATTAGAGAGATCACAAGGGCCAAGAGCCACAGGTGCAGCCATAACCCTCCAACCAAATGCTTGGCTTGCCCTTGATGCTCTCGGTGTTTCTCACAAGCTCACCCCCATTTACGCACCTTTATTCAA GAGATATGTAACCAATGTAAGTACTGGAGATGTTCAAAAATCCCTCTTCACTGGAAAAGGACCTAGGACAGTTCACCGTAAAGCGTTGTTAGAGGCACTGGCAGATGAATTGCCAACTGACTCAATTCGATTCTCGTCCAAGCTAGCTGCCATTGACAGTCAAGAACAAGGAGGTGGTGCTTCCATTGCCGTAGTGCATTTGGAAGATGGGACTATAATCAAGTCTAAGGTTCTGATAGGCTGCGATGGGCTGCACTCGGTAGTAGCACGTTGGTTAGGACTGGCAGAACCAGTCCATTCAGGGCGATCAGCTGTGCGCGGTTTGGCAGGTTTTCCTCAAAGCCATGGATTTAAGCAAGAAGTTCAGCGGTTTGAGGATGTGGGCAAAAGGGCTGGTTTTGTTCCTCTAAATAATAGGGAACTTTACTGGTTTTTCGTCTGCGAAG AGGAAAATATGACAGGAGAGCCAGAGCAAATACAAAGAGAACTACTtgaaaaatatgcagaaaattTTCCCTCGATATACCTAGACGTGGTCAGACATGCCGATATTTCGACAATAACATGGGCACCGTTGATGTTTAGGCATCCATGTGGCATCATATTTGGAAATCTTAGCAAGGGAAATATCACAGTAGCGGGTGATGCTATGCATCCCATGACACCTGACCTAGGACAAGGTGGTGGTTCATCACTAGAAGATGCTGTGGTATTGGGCAGACACATTGGCAATTCAGTCATAAAAAATGGAGGACTGGTTGTTCCAGGAGACATGGCTAAAGCCATAAATGATTATGTCAAGGAAAGGAGGTGGCGTACCGCTGGGCTGGTCATAGGGTCGTATTTATCTGGGTGGGTGCAGCAAGGCGGATCAAAATGGTGGATGAAGTTCTTGAGGGATGGAGTATTTTATAAGTATGTTTTTGGTTGGATTGCTGGACTTGTGCATTATAATTGTGGAAATCTCCCTGCTGTGTCCTCTGGTAAGGAGGACTAA